Proteins encoded by one window of Pseudonocardia alni:
- a CDS encoding oxidoreductase has translation MGLLDLFRSRGPSGPRSGRGSGSGGRRGAYAEGEAHLREWSAARIGVEAFVEPRTTVTETTVVFVAHDGEWTRRRVANPNAAKKLARSLQMPIYDVQLVGYPNRMREHDARDRALRKRERQERMLRELRAKDRDA, from the coding sequence ATGGGTCTGCTCGACCTGTTCCGGTCACGTGGACCGTCGGGCCCCAGGTCCGGCCGGGGATCCGGCTCCGGCGGGAGGCGTGGCGCGTACGCGGAGGGGGAGGCCCACCTGCGTGAGTGGTCGGCCGCCCGGATCGGGGTCGAGGCCTTCGTCGAACCGCGCACGACCGTGACGGAGACGACGGTGGTCTTCGTCGCCCACGACGGCGAGTGGACCCGCAGGCGGGTCGCGAACCCGAACGCGGCGAAGAAGCTGGCCCGCTCGCTGCAGATGCCGATCTACGACGTGCAGCTCGTCGGGTACCCGAACCGGATGCGCGAGCACGACGCCCGCGACCGCGCCCTGCGCAAGCGCGAGCGCCAGGAGCGGATGCTGCGCGAGCTGCGGGCCAAGGACCGCGACGCCTGA
- the lpdA gene encoding dihydrolipoyl dehydrogenase — translation MSDPDARSADLVILGGGSGGYACALRAAELGLSVVLVEKDKLGGTCLHRGCIPTKALLHAAEVADHARDGAQVGIRSTFDGVDMAGVNAYKDGVVSRLYKGLQGLVASRGITVVSGAGTLEGPGTVRVGDERITGRHVVLATGSYARSLPGLELDDRVVTSDAAISLDEAPRRVVVLGGGVIGVEFASVWRSFGAEVTIVEALPRLVPNEDEFCSTQLARAFRRRRITTRTGVRFAKATRSGDTVTVSLESGEEIEADLLLVAVGRGPNTTGHGFAEAGVAMDGGVVTVDERLRTNLDGVYAVGDVTPGLQLAHRGFAHGIFVAEDVAGLAPRPVTDDGIPRVTYCDPEVASVGLTEQAARDLHGEVHTLTYDLAGNGKSQILQTSGAVKLVAQGPAGQGGRVLGVHMVGSRVGELVGEAQLVYNWEALPTDVAALIHAHPTQSEALGEAHLALAGRPLHTHG, via the coding sequence GTGTCCGACCCGGACGCTCGTTCCGCCGACCTGGTGATCCTGGGCGGCGGCTCCGGTGGCTACGCCTGCGCGCTGCGGGCCGCGGAGCTGGGCCTGTCGGTGGTCCTGGTCGAGAAGGACAAGCTCGGCGGCACCTGCCTGCACCGCGGCTGCATTCCCACCAAGGCGCTGCTGCACGCGGCCGAGGTGGCCGACCACGCCCGCGACGGCGCGCAGGTCGGTATCCGTTCCACGTTCGACGGCGTCGACATGGCCGGGGTGAACGCCTACAAGGACGGCGTGGTCTCCCGGCTGTACAAGGGCCTGCAGGGCCTGGTCGCCTCGCGCGGGATCACCGTGGTGTCCGGTGCCGGCACCCTGGAGGGCCCCGGCACCGTCCGGGTCGGCGACGAGCGCATCACCGGCCGCCACGTCGTGCTCGCCACCGGCTCCTACGCCCGGTCGCTGCCCGGCCTGGAGCTGGACGACCGCGTCGTCACCTCCGACGCCGCGATCTCCCTCGACGAGGCCCCGCGCCGGGTCGTCGTGCTCGGCGGCGGCGTGATCGGCGTCGAGTTCGCCAGCGTGTGGCGCTCGTTCGGGGCCGAGGTCACGATCGTCGAGGCGCTGCCGCGGCTCGTCCCGAACGAGGACGAGTTCTGCTCCACCCAGCTGGCCCGGGCGTTCCGGCGGCGCCGGATCACCACCCGCACCGGGGTGCGGTTCGCGAAGGCGACCCGCAGCGGCGACACCGTCACCGTGTCGCTGGAGTCCGGTGAGGAGATCGAGGCCGACCTGCTGCTGGTCGCGGTCGGCCGCGGCCCCAACACCACCGGTCACGGCTTCGCCGAGGCCGGCGTCGCGATGGACGGCGGCGTCGTGACCGTCGACGAGCGGCTGCGCACGAATCTCGACGGCGTGTACGCCGTCGGGGACGTCACCCCCGGCCTGCAGCTCGCCCACCGCGGCTTCGCACACGGGATCTTCGTCGCCGAGGACGTCGCGGGGCTCGCGCCCCGCCCCGTCACCGACGACGGCATCCCGCGCGTCACCTACTGCGACCCCGAGGTCGCCTCGGTCGGGCTGACCGAGCAGGCCGCGCGGGACCTCCACGGCGAGGTGCACACCCTGACCTACGACCTGGCCGGCAACGGGAAGTCGCAGATCCTGCAGACCTCCGGCGCGGTCAAGCTCGTCGCCCAGGGGCCCGCCGGACAGGGCGGACGCGTCCTCGGCGTGCACATGGTGGGCTCCCGGGTCGGGGAGCTCGTCGGGGAGGCGCAACTGGTCTACAACTGGGAGGCTCTGCCCACCGACGTCGCCGCCCTGATCCACGCCCACCCCACACAGAGCGAGGCCCTCGGAGAGGCCCACCTCGCCCTGGCCGGGAGACCGCTGCACACCCACGGCTGA
- the sucB gene encoding 2-oxoglutarate dehydrogenase, E2 component, dihydrolipoamide succinyltransferase, translating into MAVTVEMPALGESVTEGTVTRWLKAEGDTVEVDEPLLEVSTDKVDTEIPSPAAGVLKRIIAGEDDTVEVGGELAVIGDADEADDAGSSDSDSSGKAEEPAESEAEPEPEPEQAEEEAPEPSSGGSSSGGGSGTPVTMPELGESVTEGTVTRWLKQVGDAVEVDEPLLEVSTDKVDTEIPSPVAGTVLEHTVAEDETVEVGAQLALVGDGSAAPAQDEAPKQEKAPEEKKEEPKKEAPKAEPKPEPKAEHPKAEEKQEKAPAGSEDSPAGKIEPSSNGSGSGSGSGEKPYVTPLVRKLAQEHGVDLDSVTGSGVGGRIRKQDVLAAAEQAKAPAQEKPSAPAAQPASGGAPQEPKAVPTRADNAPEPGTTVKLPRLRQVIAQRMNESLATSAQLTTVQEVDLTRIVKLRNRVKEDFKRREGANLTFLAFIAKATIEALKAFPSLNASISEDNKQVTYHGSVHMGIAVDTPRGLLVPVIKDADDLSLSGIAKKIADVAARTRDSKIGPDELSGGTFTITNIGSAGALFDTPIINQPQVAILGTGAISKEPKVVTGPEGDDVIAVRSVCFLPMTYDHRLVDGADAGRFLSAVKARLEEGAFEAELGL; encoded by the coding sequence ATGGCCGTCACCGTTGAGATGCCCGCCCTGGGCGAGAGTGTCACCGAGGGCACCGTCACCCGCTGGCTCAAGGCCGAGGGCGACACCGTCGAGGTCGACGAGCCGTTGCTCGAGGTCTCGACCGACAAGGTCGACACGGAGATCCCGTCGCCCGCCGCGGGCGTCCTGAAGCGCATCATCGCGGGCGAGGACGACACGGTCGAGGTCGGCGGCGAGCTCGCCGTCATCGGCGACGCCGACGAGGCCGACGACGCCGGTTCGTCCGACTCCGACTCCTCCGGGAAGGCCGAGGAGCCCGCGGAGTCCGAGGCGGAGCCCGAGCCCGAGCCGGAGCAGGCCGAGGAGGAGGCCCCGGAGCCGTCCTCCGGTGGCTCGTCGTCCGGTGGGGGCTCCGGCACCCCGGTCACGATGCCCGAGCTCGGCGAGTCGGTCACCGAGGGCACCGTGACCCGCTGGCTCAAGCAGGTCGGCGACGCCGTCGAGGTCGACGAGCCGCTGCTCGAGGTCTCCACCGACAAGGTCGACACCGAGATCCCCTCGCCGGTCGCGGGCACCGTGCTCGAGCACACCGTCGCCGAGGACGAGACCGTCGAGGTCGGCGCGCAGCTGGCGCTGGTCGGCGACGGCTCCGCCGCCCCGGCGCAGGACGAGGCGCCGAAGCAGGAGAAGGCTCCGGAGGAGAAGAAGGAGGAGCCGAAGAAGGAGGCTCCGAAGGCCGAGCCGAAGCCGGAGCCGAAGGCCGAGCACCCCAAGGCCGAGGAGAAGCAGGAGAAGGCCCCGGCCGGCTCCGAGGACTCCCCTGCCGGGAAGATCGAGCCCTCCTCGAACGGCTCGGGTTCGGGTTCGGGTTCGGGCGAGAAGCCCTACGTGACCCCGCTGGTGCGCAAGCTGGCCCAGGAGCACGGCGTCGACCTCGACTCGGTCACCGGCTCCGGCGTCGGCGGCCGCATCCGCAAGCAGGACGTCCTCGCCGCCGCCGAGCAGGCGAAGGCCCCGGCGCAGGAGAAGCCGTCCGCCCCGGCGGCGCAGCCCGCCTCCGGTGGCGCGCCCCAGGAGCCGAAGGCCGTCCCGACCCGCGCGGACAACGCGCCGGAGCCGGGCACCACGGTCAAGCTCCCGCGCCTGCGCCAGGTCATCGCGCAGCGGATGAACGAGTCGCTCGCCACCTCGGCGCAGCTGACCACCGTCCAGGAGGTCGACCTCACCCGCATCGTCAAGCTGCGGAACCGGGTCAAGGAGGACTTCAAGCGTCGCGAGGGCGCCAACCTCACCTTCCTGGCGTTCATCGCCAAGGCGACCATCGAGGCGCTCAAGGCGTTCCCGTCGCTGAACGCCTCGATCTCCGAGGACAACAAGCAGGTCACCTACCACGGCTCGGTCCACATGGGCATCGCCGTGGACACACCGCGCGGCCTGCTCGTGCCGGTGATCAAGGACGCCGACGACCTGTCGCTGTCCGGGATCGCCAAGAAGATCGCCGACGTCGCGGCCCGCACCCGCGACTCCAAGATCGGTCCGGACGAGCTGTCGGGCGGCACCTTCACGATCACGAACATCGGGTCCGCGGGCGCGCTGTTCGACACGCCGATCATCAACCAGCCCCAGGTCGCCATCCTGGGCACCGGCGCGATCTCGAAGGAGCCGAAGGTCGTCACCGGCCCCGAGGGTGACGACGTCATCGCCGTCCGCTCGGTCTGCTTCCTGCCGATGACCTACGACCACCGCCTGGTCGACGGCGCCGACGCCGGCCGCTTCCTGTCCGCGGTCAAGGCCCGGCTGGAGGAGGGCGCCTTCGAGGCCGAGCTCGGCCTGTAG
- a CDS encoding TIGR01777 family oxidoreductase produces MRVVVAGSSGLIGTALVAHLRGAGHEVLRLVRRTPAAPDERGWDPPAGTVQDGTLDGVDAVVNLNGAGIADRPWTGARKQLIRDSRNVPTDVLAEAVARHKVPVLVSGSAVGYYGDTGQVVVDESAPSGSGFLADVCRDWEAAAAPAVDAGARVVLVRTGLVLSPSGGLLAMLRPLFKGFLGGRIGRGTQFMPWVSLDDQVAAIRFAVETEALSGPANVTGPVPVTNAEFTKEMAAAVGRPAPFPVPGPVVSTVLGEMGREMLLGGQRAVPAALLEAGFQFRHHTVGDALSAAVGS; encoded by the coding sequence GTGCGAGTCGTCGTGGCCGGTTCGTCCGGACTGATCGGAACAGCCCTGGTCGCCCATCTGCGGGGCGCGGGGCACGAGGTGCTGCGCCTGGTGCGGCGCACCCCCGCCGCCCCTGACGAGCGCGGCTGGGACCCGCCCGCCGGCACCGTCCAGGACGGCACCCTCGACGGCGTCGACGCGGTGGTGAACCTCAACGGCGCCGGCATCGCCGACCGGCCGTGGACCGGCGCCCGCAAGCAGCTGATCCGCGACTCGCGCAACGTCCCGACCGACGTCCTCGCCGAGGCCGTGGCCCGGCACAAGGTCCCGGTGCTGGTCAGCGGCTCGGCCGTCGGCTACTACGGCGACACCGGCCAGGTCGTCGTCGACGAGTCCGCGCCGTCGGGCTCGGGGTTCCTCGCCGACGTGTGCCGGGACTGGGAGGCCGCCGCCGCCCCCGCCGTGGACGCCGGCGCCCGGGTGGTGCTCGTCCGCACCGGCCTGGTCCTGTCCCCCTCCGGTGGGCTGCTCGCGATGCTGCGCCCGCTGTTCAAGGGGTTCCTCGGCGGGCGGATCGGCAGGGGCACCCAGTTCATGCCGTGGGTCTCCCTCGACGACCAGGTCGCGGCGATCCGGTTCGCCGTCGAGACCGAGGCGCTGTCCGGACCGGCGAACGTGACCGGCCCGGTGCCGGTCACCAACGCCGAGTTCACCAAGGAGATGGCCGCGGCGGTCGGGCGGCCCGCGCCGTTCCCGGTGCCCGGCCCGGTGGTCTCCACCGTGCTCGGCGAGATGGGCCGCGAGATGCTGCTCGGCGGCCAGCGGGCGGTGCCTGCGGCGCTGCTCGAGGCCGGGTTCCAGTTCCGCCACCACACCGTCGGCGACGCGCTCTCGGCCGCGGTCGGGTCATGA
- a CDS encoding NAD(P)/FAD-dependent oxidoreductase, producing MTPSDVDVLVVGAGLSGLRAATVLHRHRLTVRVLESADRVGGRMATDVVDGFRCDRGFQVLNTSYPALHAALAPHGLDTLAARPFEPGAAIRAGDGELHRFVNPLRRPASAPATALDDLFGPIEKAKLVAWTAKVLASPPSRTATLVDSSAARDLDAAGLGGAVTDRFLRPFLSGVLAETALETSAAFVRLVWRSFALGTIVVPDDGMEALPRRLAAALPEGTVTLGTRVHAVRGGPAPALDTDDGTLSARAVVVAADPRTAAALLPGVAEPRMNALTTFFHVPPQAPTASPLLHLDGTGGPVVNTMVMTAAAPGYSADGRPLVASSIVGTPGSTGADEPAVRRELARIWGVGTDDWAHLHTAQVDEALPLFEAGRPVRRDVDLGENLFVAGDHRDTPSTQGALVSGRRAAQAVLARLGAA from the coding sequence ATGACCCCGTCCGACGTCGACGTCCTGGTGGTCGGGGCGGGCCTGTCCGGCCTGCGCGCGGCCACCGTGCTGCACCGGCACAGGCTGACCGTGCGCGTGCTGGAGTCCGCCGACCGGGTCGGCGGGCGGATGGCGACCGACGTCGTCGACGGGTTCCGCTGCGACCGCGGGTTCCAGGTGCTCAACACCTCCTACCCGGCACTGCACGCCGCGCTCGCCCCGCACGGGCTCGACACCCTGGCCGCGCGGCCCTTCGAGCCCGGTGCCGCCATCCGGGCCGGCGACGGCGAACTGCACCGCTTCGTCAACCCGCTGCGCCGCCCCGCATCCGCCCCGGCCACCGCGCTGGACGACCTGTTCGGCCCGATCGAGAAGGCCAAGCTCGTCGCGTGGACGGCGAAGGTGCTGGCCTCGCCGCCGTCGCGGACCGCGACGCTGGTCGACTCCTCCGCCGCCCGCGACCTCGACGCCGCCGGGCTCGGCGGCGCGGTCACCGACCGGTTCCTGCGCCCCTTCCTGTCCGGGGTGCTCGCCGAGACCGCGCTGGAGACCTCGGCCGCGTTCGTGCGGCTGGTGTGGCGCAGCTTCGCCCTCGGCACGATCGTCGTGCCCGACGACGGCATGGAGGCGCTGCCCCGGCGCCTGGCCGCGGCCCTGCCCGAGGGCACCGTGACGCTCGGGACGCGGGTGCACGCCGTGCGCGGCGGGCCCGCCCCCGCCCTGGACACCGACGACGGCACCCTGTCCGCACGGGCGGTCGTCGTCGCGGCGGACCCGAGGACGGCCGCCGCGCTGCTCCCCGGGGTCGCCGAGCCGCGGATGAACGCGCTGACCACGTTCTTCCACGTCCCGCCGCAGGCCCCGACGGCCTCCCCGCTGCTGCACCTGGACGGCACCGGCGGGCCGGTCGTCAACACGATGGTGATGACCGCGGCCGCGCCCGGCTACTCCGCCGACGGGCGCCCGCTGGTGGCGTCCTCGATCGTCGGGACCCCGGGGTCCACCGGGGCCGACGAGCCCGCGGTGCGCCGCGAGCTGGCCCGGATCTGGGGTGTCGGCACCGACGACTGGGCGCACCTGCACACCGCGCAGGTCGACGAGGCGCTGCCGCTGTTCGAGGCGGGGCGCCCGGTGCGCCGCGACGTCGACCTCGGCGAGAACCTGTTCGTCGCGGGCGACCACCGCGACACCCCGTCCACCCAGGGGGCGCTGGTCAGCGGCCGCCGGGCCGCGCAGGCCGTCCTCGCCCGGCTGGGCGCGGCGTAA
- the lipB gene encoding lipoyl(octanoyl) transferase LipB: protein MPAPHLSCRAGTDDVRVDRLGRVEYQAAWDTQKAHAEARKDGGPDVLMLLEHPPVYTAGRRTRPEDRPTDGTPVVDVDRGGRITWHGPGQLVGYPIVALGEPMDVVDYVRRLEEALIRVCHDLGVTSAGRVEGRSGVWLPAQGFTPERKVAAIGVRIAGGVTQHGFAINCDADLGDFGKIVPCGIADAGVTTLTAELDREVTVDEVAGPAAAAVLDALDGRLPVAEHPVVRQVDLMSGLG, encoded by the coding sequence ATGCCCGCACCGCATCTGTCCTGCCGCGCCGGAACCGACGACGTCCGGGTCGACCGGCTCGGGCGCGTGGAGTACCAGGCGGCGTGGGACACCCAGAAGGCGCACGCCGAGGCCCGCAAGGACGGCGGGCCGGACGTGCTGATGCTGCTGGAGCACCCGCCCGTCTACACCGCGGGGCGGCGCACCCGGCCGGAGGACCGGCCCACCGACGGCACCCCGGTCGTCGACGTCGACCGCGGCGGGCGCATCACCTGGCACGGGCCGGGGCAGCTCGTCGGCTACCCGATCGTCGCCCTCGGTGAGCCGATGGACGTCGTGGACTACGTCCGCCGCCTGGAGGAGGCCCTCATCCGGGTCTGTCACGATCTCGGCGTGACGAGCGCGGGCCGGGTCGAGGGGCGCTCCGGCGTCTGGCTGCCCGCGCAGGGCTTCACCCCCGAGCGGAAGGTCGCCGCGATCGGCGTCCGGATCGCCGGCGGGGTCACCCAGCACGGATTCGCGATCAACTGCGACGCCGACCTGGGCGACTTCGGGAAGATCGTGCCGTGCGGGATCGCCGACGCCGGCGTCACCACCCTGACCGCGGAGCTGGACCGGGAGGTGACCGTCGACGAGGTCGCCGGCCCGGCGGCCGCCGCCGTGCTGGACGCGCTCGACGGCCGGCTGCCGGTGGCCGAGCACCCGGTCGTCCGTCAGGTCGACCTGATGTCCGGCCTGGGCTGA
- a CDS encoding LLM class F420-dependent oxidoreductase produces MDFRIFTEPQQGARYTDLLRVARTTQDAGYDAFFRSDHFLAMGDGSGVPGPTDAWVTLAALGRETERIRLGTLVTSATFRLPGPLAVAVAQADDMSGGRVEVGLGSGWFEAEHRALGIPFPPLAERFEILTEQLEILTGLWATPLGGRFTHQGRHYTVTDSPALPRPVQDAPPVIVGGMGKRKTPALAARFATEFNVPFQQPEAVAAQFGRVRDACTAAGRDPGSLTYSVAQMLCLGKDDSEVDRRAAAVGRDAAEVRASSLAGTPGEIVDRLGRWAEVTGTTRVYLQVLDLSDLAHIEDFAATVVPQLA; encoded by the coding sequence GTGGACTTCCGGATCTTCACCGAGCCCCAGCAGGGCGCCCGCTACACCGACCTCCTGCGGGTCGCCCGCACCACGCAGGACGCCGGCTACGACGCGTTCTTCCGCTCCGACCACTTCCTCGCGATGGGCGACGGCAGCGGCGTCCCCGGCCCGACCGATGCGTGGGTGACCCTCGCCGCGCTCGGCCGCGAGACCGAGCGCATCCGGCTCGGCACCCTGGTCACCAGCGCGACGTTCCGGCTGCCCGGGCCGCTCGCCGTCGCCGTCGCGCAGGCCGACGACATGTCCGGCGGCCGCGTCGAGGTCGGGCTCGGCTCGGGCTGGTTCGAGGCCGAGCACCGGGCGCTGGGCATCCCGTTCCCGCCGCTGGCCGAGCGCTTCGAGATCCTCACCGAGCAGCTGGAGATCCTCACCGGGCTGTGGGCGACCCCGCTCGGCGGGCGCTTCACCCACCAGGGACGGCACTACACCGTCACCGACTCCCCGGCGCTGCCGCGCCCGGTGCAGGACGCGCCGCCGGTGATCGTCGGCGGGATGGGGAAAAGGAAGACCCCGGCGCTGGCCGCCCGGTTCGCCACCGAGTTCAACGTGCCGTTCCAGCAGCCCGAGGCCGTCGCCGCGCAGTTCGGCCGGGTTCGCGACGCGTGCACCGCCGCCGGGCGCGACCCGGGCTCGCTCACGTACTCGGTGGCGCAGATGCTGTGCCTGGGCAAGGACGACTCGGAGGTCGACCGCCGCGCGGCCGCGGTGGGCCGCGACGCCGCCGAGGTCCGCGCGAGCAGCCTCGCCGGCACCCCCGGCGAGATCGTCGACCGGCTCGGCCGGTGGGCCGAGGTCACCGGCACGACCCGGGTCTACCTGCAGGTCCTCGACCTGTCCGACCTCGCCCACATCGAGGACTTCGCCGCGACGGTGGTGCCCCAGCTCGCCTGA
- a CDS encoding SDR family NAD(P)-dependent oxidoreductase, with product MHPLPDQTGRTVVVTGTTSGLGLALSTALARAGARVLMTARDVTRGRAAVRGAGGELVLLDLADLGSVRAAAAEIRERTGDRVDVLVNNAGVAMGPRADTADGFELQIGTNHLGPAALTWLLMPALRAAGDPERPSRVVTTSSLGHRTGRLDPDDLGWRRRRWSPNAAYGASKLANLLFAAELDRRLRLSGDPVLSVAAHPGMTESSLLANSLRRGATLQARLFAPWERWLTSPVSEGVGPQLAAATGPVHGGDYLGPTGLGETRGPAGPARRSAAAQDPVLAGRLWQVTAAATGITPDPGRRLDA from the coding sequence GTGCACCCGCTCCCCGACCAGACCGGCCGGACCGTCGTCGTCACCGGCACGACCTCCGGGCTCGGTCTCGCGCTGTCCACCGCGTTGGCCCGGGCCGGGGCCCGGGTGCTGATGACCGCCCGCGACGTGACCCGCGGCCGCGCCGCGGTGCGCGGGGCCGGTGGTGAGCTGGTGCTGCTGGACCTCGCCGACCTCGGCTCGGTGCGGGCCGCGGCGGCGGAGATCCGGGAGCGCACCGGGGACCGGGTGGACGTGCTCGTCAACAACGCGGGCGTCGCGATGGGCCCGCGTGCGGACACCGCGGACGGTTTCGAGCTGCAGATCGGCACCAACCACCTCGGGCCGGCCGCTCTGACCTGGCTGCTGATGCCCGCGCTGCGGGCCGCCGGCGACCCGGAGCGGCCCTCGCGGGTCGTCACGACGTCCAGCCTCGGCCACCGCACCGGCCGGCTCGACCCCGACGACCTGGGGTGGCGGCGCCGGCGCTGGTCCCCGAACGCGGCCTACGGCGCGTCGAAACTGGCGAACCTGCTGTTCGCCGCGGAGCTGGACCGGCGGCTGCGGCTGTCCGGGGACCCGGTGCTCTCGGTGGCTGCGCACCCGGGGATGACCGAGTCGTCGCTGCTCGCGAACTCCTTGCGGCGGGGCGCGACGCTGCAGGCGCGGCTGTTCGCCCCGTGGGAGCGCTGGCTCACCTCGCCGGTGTCCGAGGGTGTCGGGCCGCAGCTCGCCGCGGCGACGGGGCCGGTCCACGGCGGCGACTACCTGGGCCCCACCGGGCTCGGGGAGACCCGCGGCCCTGCCGGTCCGGCACGGCGCTCGGCGGCCGCCCAGGACCCGGTGCTCGCGGGCAGGTTGTGGCAGGTCACGGCCGCCGCGACCGGCATCACACCGGACCCCGGGCGTAGGCTGGACGCGTGA
- the lipA gene encoding lipoyl synthase translates to MTIAPEGRKLLRLEVRNSETPIERKPSWIRTRAKTGPQYTELKGLVRSGGLHTVCEEAGCPNIYECWEDREATFLIGGEQCTRRCDFCQIDTGKPADLDTDEPRRVAESVQQMGLRYSTVTGVARDDLDDGGSWLYAETVRKIHELNPGTGVELLAPDFNSIDDQLTPVFESRPEVFAHNLETVPRIFKRIRPAFRYDRSLEVITKAREFGLVTKSNLILGMGETPDEVTSALQDLHDAGCEIITITQYLRPTKRHHPVERWVKPEEFVEHSTAAEQIGFAGVMAGPLVRSSYRAGRLYAQTVAHRGEELSPALAHLADSGPAAQEASSLLARG, encoded by the coding sequence GTGACCATCGCACCCGAAGGCCGCAAGCTCCTCCGCCTCGAGGTCCGCAACAGCGAGACCCCGATCGAGCGCAAGCCGTCCTGGATCCGCACCCGCGCCAAGACCGGTCCGCAGTACACCGAACTGAAGGGGCTCGTCCGGTCGGGCGGCCTGCACACGGTGTGCGAGGAGGCCGGTTGCCCCAACATCTACGAGTGCTGGGAGGACCGGGAGGCGACGTTCCTCATCGGTGGGGAGCAGTGCACCCGTCGCTGCGACTTCTGCCAGATCGACACCGGCAAGCCGGCCGACCTGGACACCGACGAACCGCGCCGGGTGGCGGAGTCGGTGCAGCAGATGGGGCTGCGCTACTCCACCGTCACCGGCGTCGCGCGCGACGACCTCGACGACGGCGGCTCCTGGCTCTACGCCGAGACCGTCCGCAAGATCCACGAGCTGAACCCGGGCACCGGCGTCGAGCTGCTCGCCCCGGACTTCAACTCGATCGACGACCAGCTGACCCCGGTCTTCGAGTCGCGCCCCGAGGTGTTCGCGCACAACCTCGAGACCGTCCCGCGGATCTTCAAGCGGATCCGCCCGGCGTTCCGCTACGACCGGTCGCTGGAGGTCATCACCAAGGCCCGCGAGTTCGGTCTGGTCACCAAGTCGAACCTGATCCTCGGCATGGGCGAGACCCCCGACGAGGTCACCTCCGCGCTGCAGGACCTGCACGACGCGGGCTGCGAGATCATCACGATCACCCAGTACCTGCGCCCGACCAAGCGCCACCACCCGGTGGAGCGCTGGGTCAAGCCCGAGGAGTTCGTCGAGCACTCGACGGCCGCCGAGCAGATCGGTTTCGCCGGGGTGATGGCCGGGCCGCTGGTGCGCTCGTCCTACCGGGCCGGCCGGCTCTACGCCCAGACCGTGGCCCACCGCGGCGAGGAGCTCTCCCCCGCCCTGGCGCACCTGGCCGACTCCGGCCCGGCCGCGCAGGAGGCCAGCTCCCTGTTGGCACGCGGCTGA
- a CDS encoding DUF4191 domain-containing protein has protein sequence MPGKPRKPSPEEKKALKAQKKAASKQRRQQIWQAFQMQRKEDSQLLPIMIGVFVGSIVVVTLIGWLLGLVWFFVPFGILIGALAAFSIFGRRVQKSIYVKADGQPGAAGWALDNMRGQWRITQGIAGTTHLDAVHRVIGRPGIIFVAEGAPHRVKTLLAQEKKRTARVAGSTPIYDVIVGNEEGQVPLKGLQRHLMKLPRNISAAEMDSLEGKLNALGSRSAAMPKGPMPQGAKMRSIQRTVRRR, from the coding sequence ATGCCCGGCAAGCCCCGTAAGCCCTCGCCCGAAGAGAAGAAGGCGCTCAAGGCCCAGAAGAAGGCCGCGTCGAAGCAGCGTCGCCAGCAGATCTGGCAGGCGTTCCAGATGCAGCGCAAGGAGGACTCCCAGCTCCTCCCGATCATGATCGGCGTGTTCGTCGGGTCGATCGTGGTCGTCACGCTCATCGGGTGGCTGCTGGGCCTGGTCTGGTTCTTCGTGCCCTTCGGCATCCTGATCGGCGCGCTGGCCGCGTTCAGCATCTTCGGTCGCCGCGTCCAGAAGTCGATCTACGTGAAGGCCGACGGGCAGCCGGGCGCCGCGGGCTGGGCGCTGGACAACATGCGCGGGCAGTGGCGGATCACCCAGGGCATCGCGGGCACCACCCACCTCGACGCGGTGCACCGGGTCATCGGGCGGCCCGGGATCATCTTCGTCGCCGAGGGGGCCCCGCACCGGGTGAAGACCCTGCTCGCACAGGAGAAGAAGCGCACCGCGCGGGTCGCCGGCAGCACCCCGATCTACGACGTGATCGTGGGCAACGAGGAGGGCCAGGTCCCGCTCAAGGGCCTGCAGCGCCACCTCATGAAGCTGCCCCGCAACATCTCCGCCGCCGAGATGGACTCCCTGGAGGGCAAGCTCAACGCCCTCGGCAGCCGCTCGGCCGCGATGCCCAAGGGGCCGATGCCCCAGGGCGCCAAGATGCGCAGCATCCAGCGCACCGTCCGCCGCCGCTGA